The DNA window GAAGTTGTGTGTTGTTGCTTTCGCATCTAACGATTTGGAATGAACTGACGCCAAATTTTGCCTTTAAGAGGCCAACCCAGAGGTTATGCTACTGAAACAAATAAGACAATGAGTAGTTAAATATCCTTGCATTTTTTATGCATGTCGCAATAAGAATGCCCTAAGGTACTTAATGTTTTCTGAAAGTTCCATTTGCAAGTGCCTAAGATAGCGCATGTTTTCTGCAAGTTACATACACAGGTGCTTTTGATTTTTGTAGGTGGTTTGAGCAGAACTGCAACGTAACGCGCAGCAGTAATTACTGCAATATCTCCTTCAGTGTGGTCATAGAGATCTGGTGCGCGTCTAGGTGGACACTGCTGCAATCACCTAACAATAGCCCAAAGCCTGGGTACTTTCTATGCGCTAATTCACTACGAGCTCTAGTCTGTAACTGATTACTGACAGACTATGGTGCGACATACCATCTCGAGATGCAGCCGGCGCAGTAGCCTCTCCTGTCGCAGCTGGAACACCAAAGGACGGCCCCAACCTTGCGGCACTGGTGGCAACTCGTCATCCCCGTCGGGCCTCTCCCGACCAGCTCCTGCAATCACCGGCGCCCAATCAACACGAGCCCAGCAGCACAGTGAACCCAATTGAGCGCGGAGACGACCGTAGCACGAGGCAGCAACCAAACTCACCGCCGCGGTTTGCGTGCCGGCAGCATTGCCCAGGGGCAGGCCATCGTACGCCGCCGAGCCCCTcgacgccggcgccggagcCAGCTCCGCCACATACACCGCCTCCCAGGCGACCCTGGCGTAGACGGGCCCCGCGATCGCCATCGGCGGCGGCCTTCTTGGCGCCGCCGGCCAGCCCCCGCGCCGGGAACGAAGCGCTCTGCGACAGGACGCCGGGCCACTTCCCCTTGGCCACGGTGGCGGGTGCGGCGGGCACCCTGCCGTTCGGCAGCATCCCATTCCGCACAAATCAAAAAACCAAGAAAATCCGCACCAAGAAAGAGAGAGGATACCGGCGTCCGGATATTGcggttgggcggccggagccgaTCGGATTGGGCGCGGAATTTCCCCAATCTGGTGGGGGCGGGAGGGATTGGAAATAGGGGGAAGGTGAGAGGTCTTTCTACCTCCTCGAGCGAGCTTCCCTGagctgcgcggcggcggcggcggcgtggggatGACGCTGGGCGATGGATAGGTGGAGCCGCGGTGGCGGGCGGGGTCGCATTCGTGGCTCGGTCGCGACGGTGATGGCGAGGGTTAGGGCGCCGGCGATCGCAGGAGGAGATGAGCGTtcgagtggatcgggcgcgacGGCCTCGGCGAGGGCGCCGGCGGTAGAGCGATCACGGCGGGGTCGCGGGGAGGTGGTGTCGCGAGGGTGTGGCGCGTCGCGAGGGGGGAGGCGGGTGTCGCCAGGGGGGGAGGCGGCGTCGGGGGGAGGCGCGGTCGCGTGGGGCGGCGGACGGGTTGGTGGATCGGACGTGGACGATGGACGCACGGATTGAAGCGTTTCGATCGGACGGGTCTGATCCTTCCGCTGCTGAATGACGAAAGAGGAGGTCTGAGGTCGAAAAAAAATTGTCCCCCAATTGGTTTTGTAGGAGTAGAgataaataatatatatatactaaCTGCCCGTGCATAGCAATAGAACACATAAGACGATGGCAAACAACTACGGTGGTGATATATTTGGCATACTCAAAGATCTACATGTATTCGTAGCGGTGACATCAAAAGACAAACACACGGCTACGGCCATTTTTACTTTAACGTTTAGACTATGTTTGGTTCTACTTCTGCTTTCTAGAAGCTTTAGCTTTTCTACAGCTGCTTTGAAAAAGCTGCTTTTCTGTAGTacaaatttcaaatttgaaaataggTTGTACCCTACTTTTACAACTTTTCTGAATTTGTGAAAACTACATACCTAATATTGGTCACATATATACCCTTTCAATTcttttatatataaaaaaataaagattttcatatacaggaaaataaaaataaaaaagaataaaaaagttaactccaaatatttatatatatataaataaaaatttAAAGGAAAACGAATTTGGTCATCACAAAGAAATATTGTATTCTGTCAATTTGCATAAAgataatatataattttttcacAGTCGACAACTCACAGCAGTTTGAAACGAACgactttcagctttttcacagcagacatctggcagctttttcacggctcacagctgaaccaaacgcacccttaaTATTTGAAGTTCGATTTAGGGAAACGTAACTCTAGGAGGTCGCGTTCATCTGGGCTTCTTCAATTTCATCTATCACCTATTACCATGCATTGTTCAACCTAGATTTTTGTTAGGATCGGACGAGCCAACATATATGTAATTTGGTACAATGAAAAAAAGAGCCAAATGAAAGTATGCGACACCATCAGACATAATAAGTACAAATTGCATTAGACTGTATTGAAGAGCTTGTCTAGATGATTAAACACCTTCTTTCGATCATTACTATGTGTATATGCACGAGCCTTTTTCAGAGTCGCCAAAATAAAGAAGCAAACATCCCTACTTTTTTCAGAGCACATTACCGAATGCTCGAGCAGGCCTGTGCAAGGCCATTTGCTAGCTTGCTGCGCGACTGCTCTTCGCTTGCCACGACGGTATGCGGTCAGCCTAGCGGTACGAGACGCACCGGCTCAACAGCCTGGCGATGATGGCCCATGGAGTATTCACGAGTCCCAACTCCCAACCACACGGGCAGCGACGATGGCCTTCCTCGTGCGACATTCTACGCCGCTGGGTGCCTCGGCGCGCGACTGCCTGGCTCGTGTCCGTGCGAGTCGAAAGCCACCGTTCCCTCCGACTAGTGCTTTGCGCGCGCCTATGCGCGCGGATAATCACAGAACTTGGAAAGCGATTATAATAGATGTGGATGCAGGAAATTAGTAGTGAGCATATTACAACAAAAGGTCTGGTTGGATCAACTAAACCATGTTCGATGTACATATATTACATAGGGGTACGACTGCGTGGGCTGAGCTTGTTTGAGAATGACTTGTACCAGGAAGGTTGTCAGTCAGTTTTCCAGTCCGCTGGTTATTTTTTTCTCCGTCTGAATTTGTAGTTCCTTGACAAGAGTATCGAAGATGGTGGTTCTCCGCGAATGCATATGAAGGAAGCCAGGGATGAACTCTGCCACCTTGTTCAGCATCTGTGTTTCCATTCTGCAGGCTCGTGGTCGGAATCTGCTTAGATTTAGTTTGGATTGTTAGTTTGATCTTatcccggatcggtccaacgacctatccggagtccgttacgcgccctgatcgggggcgcacaacCAAGCCAATAGcatgtgggcccccgtcgcgcagcgccaaatAAAAGCAAGAGGTGGGGGGCCGGGGCACGTAGTACGAGGTTCACTGCGTCGCCTGTAGCCCCACCAAAAACCCTAGCCCAATCCGATCTAAGGGGCGCTGAGGCGACGGGAAAcaccgccgcctctgcaccGCATCGCCGCCGCAATCTCATCCTCGACCTCGACTCCGGCTCGGCTTCATATCCGCCATGGCCAACAATGGCGAATCCGGCTCATCGACCGGAGGTACGccatatctctctctctctccctctctctgtttcactCTCGGTTAGTCCTAAGTACCATCATTGTTTAGCTAATCGCCGAGCTATCTAGCACTTAGTCGATCCCTAAGTTTCAACAATGGTATCAGAGCGCCTAACTAAGTGTAGTTAGGCTCGGATAAGAACATTGAACAGCAATTAGAAGGAGAGGATTTCGTATCAACTCGAAAGAAGGCAAGAACAGAACGATTGAGCCCCTTTCGGGGTGAAAGAACCCAAGCACCCCGtgctaaaccctaaccctaaccctaaccgggcAAGAAATGAGACTTACCTCGCCACCGGGAGCTCCCTGCTCCACGGGATAGCAACGCCGAGGCTCAGAAGCCCCAGCGGACCACCGTCGTCGAAGGACTGAGACATTCCGAGCTCGTCAAGCTCATGGATCTCCACCGTGCCGTCGCGCGCAGGCCAGCTAGCCACCTCGGGcccactcgacggcggcgcgctcacgtACAGGCGAGCGcactcgccggcgaggaggcccgcggcggcgccatcgCCTTCGGTCGCCGtcacgaggaggaagaaggagaggcCAAGGGGGAGCGGGTGATGAATCTAGGGTTTGaaggtgaagcgtccccccatcagggaagacttaaaagtgttggtttatcagtcccaggaggctgataacacttttattacatcagatggtacatcaccgtacaactctacgcggtaatgggcagtgaagcgccactatcgcgaggattacaaccagaacccacacaactacactagctacgaacaaagggtcatcagagtcttgcgccatgcggaatccaacggtggcctcaaccacaggcaagactgggtgcaggacgaaaccctactcgttgtcttcggggatgtagtctgggtcttccactgtaaaagtaagagaggggtgagtacaaacgtactcagcaagtccaatcacacccacggagggggtataacagtaatcatatgcacaggacaatccaaggataggttatggttcatttgtgaaaaactcaactgtatgcaagggttcgtttgaaaacgatttccaaaacgagttttctggcaccaaaaacacacgattttgatccacacaggatccaagttttaaactgctaccggactccccgtccgccgtagcacacggcacaactgccggacactttccaaacaactcacaccagcccatccattcccagagataaacactagttatgtgaccacaccgtaacttgcccaataccgtgggcacggctattcgaatagattttaactctgcagaggtgtgcaactttacccacaggtggggtaccacagcacgaacaccttagtgccggtgcagatcccaacaaagccattacccaccttagctagacctgactagccaccacgggatccatcaaggggtcattcgacctacctccgaggtttaaccggggcataagtcacacagagctcatcccttctccttgatcacccgttgctctcagctctcctgatggctatcaggctaactagtgggtttatgctaagccgttgcccatacaacggtcaagtggttcgcactacaagaagctaggtgagatgtcacatcaactcggtccttaggggtgacaagatggatatctcccctccacgctcaaccacacaggtacgagcacaccaacggcaattcacacagaaatgccatccatcccgtccgacttgtttctcaaatccacatttttcccttcccacacacacgcattttctttataaaatcaggtggtcaaggtatggtcgtctcaaacaagggtggctatcctaccatgttttcagcacgtaaaccatgcaattttataaaataggccactgggttgtgtttataaaaactaggacagaaacatgcatcaaagggcggaattgaacttgccatcgtcaaacccttgcgggaagtcctgatcggagcactgtccttcgggttcggggtcgcagtactggtcctcagttgcttggtcgcggtcggggacctcgtcgttcactccgtgtcctacgacgcaaacaaacagacacacaatcaagcgaaagaactaaaaagcttttaccgataggcttaaATCggaaaataatttagttacggagttaggggcaatatctctgggtggtttcttaatggcatggctaaaactatactaaaAGGGCGTGGCAAAGTTtcaggtcaatcggaggtcgtttcgcacataaaatgacgcgctaaaggtggtttcagggctcaaacgggggttcgagggcttgttcgttaAATATCCGGTAAAGAgtgcggacctatttgtaaaatcctagaaataccctaagcatgctaaaaggtgtcgattatgtttaggtttatgttccgaggggtttgatttgaattaacggaaagggtagggctatttttgcaaaagagaatggataaaggggtttctttggaacaaacaggggaggccagggggtttttcgcaaaagggcctccttcttcttcctcccctcacaggaaacagaggagagtgggggggggaagcgccggcggccaactccggccacctagggtccgggcggctcgggtgagagggggaaaagagagaggggaccacggggaactcgttcccggcctcacctcgggccggggtagcgcgcggaggcggggcgacggcgggctgcggcggcgggtactggagctcggcgtggcggcgctagggcggtggaggcgaggggccaggtgggcgggcaggttgtggggggtgccgggtgcggccgggctatttataggcggccggcgggtggctccacgggcggccattaatggcgcccgtggcttgcgacggggctcagccgtgcacgtgggggggggccgggcggcggtgtgcggcacagagggggggcgcgggcggcgaggcggcacaggggaggcgcgggcggcgaggcgggcacagcgggcggcggcgtgtgcgccacggcggccgtgcggccgcgcgcgtgcgccagcgacgggcggcacggcgggcggcgcggcacgtggtgcacgcgcgggtacgggcggccgggcacaggcgcgcgcgaggggaagggggggggccggtggccggcgcggctggtgcggccgggcacgcgcgcgggagcagggggaaaggggaaaaacaggaaggaagggaggaggaagaaaagggagggagggagaaaagaaagaaaggaaaaggagagaaaaggaaaaagggaaaaagaaataaagggaaagaagaaaagaaaaagagggagggagaagggccggcgccggtcgcgcggtgaccgcggccggtcggccacgcggggaaacgcgcggcgcgaggggaacggcgaggggaaaagaaaacgcgtcggcgccaatcgcggccgcagccgcgaccgatgggccacgcgcgcgcggattcgtgcgctgcgcgagaaatgacttgcgccggcgctattcgcggcggtgaccgcgcgcgaacggcaggcttccgagcgcgcgggatgggatggcgataacggtcggggttagggctatggtctggcgacgagtggtttttaatcgaaacgttctaacgcgtgatttgattttggtaagttttttagggcgtcacaaacctaccccacttaaatgaatctcgtcctcgagattcggctggccccgaaatagatggggaaactccttctttagcgcctcttcgcgttcccaagtcgcttcctccaccccatgtctgctccattgaactctgcatattcgtacttcggagtttctcgttctcctagtgacggtgtccaggattctgaccggcacttcttgatatcgcagatccggttgcaggtctattgtttctaccagcacgtgttctccttcgggtactctcaaacatctccttaattgcgagacgtgaaacactggatgtatatctgacatttcttccggtaactccagtcggtatgccactgctcctaccttctttagaacccgatacggcccaatgtatcgaggggctaattttccttgtacctgaaatcttcgtgtccctcgaatgggtgagactttgaggtagacaaaatctcccggattgaagcttatctcccgcctcttcttgtccgcatagctcttttgtcgggactgagccgcttttaatttctcgcggatttccgctaccttttcttctgcttcttttatgagcgcgggtcctactagtgcacgctctccaacttccgaccacatcaagggagttttgcactttcttccgtagagggcttcgaatggcgacatacccaggctggcttggtaactattattgtacgagaattctgcatagggcagactctgttcccaatcgtttccataggtcaggacacatgctctcagcatatcttccatgatctgattcaccctctcggtttgaccatccgtctgtgggtggtatgcggagctaaactctaacttagtgcccatggctttatgtaggcttttccaaaacctagatgtaattgggtccctctatccgagacgattctactgggcactccatgcaacttcactatattttccacgtaaagttttgccagcttttctccgccataagtggtccttacgggtatgaaatgtgccgatttagtgagtcggtccacaattacccatatggaatcgtgtcccttctgtgttcggggtagtcccactacaaagtccattcctatctcatcccatttccaaaccgggataggcaagggttgcaataatcctgccggcttttgatgttcggccttgatcctttggcaggtatcacaatgtgccacaaatcgtgcgatatccgctttcattccattccaccagtatttttgccttatgtccatatacattttggtggatcctgggtggatggagtaggccgagttatgggcttcgtccatgatcaattgccggaaatctccgttctggggtacacaaattctatcctcgtaccataatgttcccttatcgtccactctgaaacctggcgctttgttttctccagtttgcttgcagatctttactaactcctgatccgagctttgagcctctctaattctatcctctagggttgattggacgcttaacacatggctggaaccttgagggacaatgtgcacatttaatcgtgccatttcctcgcgcaggttgttatccttgggcccataggatttccggcttaaggcgtcggctaccacattcgcctttccggggtgatactgaatttccaaattatagtccttgaccaactccaaccatcttctctgccttaaatttaaatccggctgggtaaagatatacttcagactcttgtggtcggtgtaaacctcacacttattcccgatcaggtaatgtctccaaatcttaagggcatgcactacagctgctagttccaaatcatgggtcggatagttttgctcatgggtcttgagttggcgggaggcatatgcaacgactttcccgtcttgcatcagtacgcaccctaatccttgtcgggatgcgtcacaataaatgacaaagtcccgatgaatgtccggtagggtcagtactggggcggtcgtcagtcttcgcttcaattcttgaaaactcctctcgcaggattctgtccaagcgaactttttctccttcttaagaagttccgtcatgggtcgggctatcttagagaatccttcaataaatctccgatagtatccggctaatccaagaaaacttctgatctcactaacgttagtcggttgctgccaattggatacggcttcaaccttctctgggtccactgccacaCCTTCTgcagtcaggatgtgaccaaggaaagctactctttccagccagaattcgcacttgctgaacttagcatagagccATGTGAcctcagcttctccaatactacccgcagatgttgctcatgttcctgaacactcttggagtagatgagtatgtcgtcgataaagactacgacaaacttatctagctcgtccataaataccttgttcatgaggttcataaaataggcaggggcattggttagtccgaaggacattacggtgaactcgaattgcccgtagcgggtgacgaaagctgtcttaggaATATCATCTTCTCtgatcttgagctggaaatatcctgaccttagatcgatcttggaaaaatacttggctccttttagctgatcgaaaaggtcatcaatcctggggagggggtacttgttcttaatggtaacctcgttcagtgctcggtagtccacacacaacctcatactcccatctttcttcttgacaaacagcactggggctccccacggcgacgagcttggtcggataaagccaatcctctgcagttcttctagttgcttctttaattctgccaattcagaggccgccatctatagggtctcttggctatgggggatgttccggggataaggtctatgacgaattctatatccctatctggcggcataccgggaagctcttcggggaatacatctgggtattcgcttactaccgggactccttctaagggcttggcgtccacgctaaacaccattggatcaaacttactatcccgggtacggcagaccaCTTGTACTCCCTCGtggtttgttaagtgtaccactttgtcggtacagcctatgagaccattgtgtcggcttaaccaatccatcccaaggatcacgtctattcccccaggcttaagtactaccaaatctgctagaaagtctaccccacttaagttgatccttacccgtgaacaacctaattggcaattgatgtcgcctccaggcgtccgggttaatagggatgttcttagtagtactgtaggtattttgtgtttccccacatagctcgaggatataacgagtgcgatgctccagaatcgaataatactgtcgccagagctgagttgactaagtactcaccgagcactacgccctgagcttcttgagcctcctgcgcgtcgatgtgattgacgcgggctcgtccaaatgattgctgcttcacctgctggccgttgtcgttgttgcggacgggcactcggttggcaccggtcagggctggtctgggtccattcaccgagttggagaaggctgatgtggccggcttgttcttggcataagggcaattggcaatataatgccctatctcacggcagttgaagcaggccctaacattgttgttgtcaggggtgacctggcttgtattgctctgcggggccctcgtggtattctggctcctgggcggggcctggggtcctgtcacttgcgactgagtcctatactgcatcggggcctgagatcttggggctgtgtagttggagttcctcggcttttggaagcggtcctgctggcgggccttgctctccaggaatttccgcttgttgtccttccgctcttcggctttggccctttccgtgaggatagctttgttcatcagggtgttgaagtccggatagatttgtggggtaagcaaggtccggagttctgggcttagccccttcttgaacatatcctgtttcttgtcatcgtcgttcacctcctccggtgcatatcgggccaactctatgaaccggtgggtgtattcttccaccgtcatgcttccttgctgaagtgcgcggaattcatccgccttgcgcttcatggtggccgaaggaatgtgatagcggcggaactctcttacgaattcctcccaagtgatagtagaggcatcttcggccgcggcacaataattttcccaccaggataatgctgttccggtgagttggtgggctgccagaagaaccttgtctctgtcctggcattcgaacggctcgagcttcctctgaatcactcgtagccagtcatctgcatccaaagggttgcaggatccggcaaaggtgggcggcttagTTCTCAGgaaagctgtcagcttgtcattcatgttctgcccgcgtggttgccggttaacaatggcattggccagtgtttccagtatgagggtctggttatggattatctgtgccaggtctccgaggggtgggggtggtggtagttgttcttctccttgatcttctcctcggttctggcttacttcttgttctgcctgaggaggattctgtccagcaggctgtgctcTGGCACCAgcagctgcggggttccggctacgggaggctctcgtgacgctccggggaaccatctgtTAATTGGGTATagtggggttactattatgtgatgtttaagttgcttAATTCGTAtgtaaggcagaatctaccccCTGCCAGTAGTTACATAACACGTAGCACACAACAAGACAGCACAACAACATCACAAACCACAAGCACAAACAGCTTTATTACTGCAacggggggtacagcttggggtaaggctaggtctcgtactactcgtccgggatcaggcccgacttaaacaaaaggggctggggtgtacattgctagggtggcgccggtcattctactcgcggggcatgccttcttctggggcggggagcgtgagtgatccttgctcgccgtcctctggatttccattggtcgaaggttgcgctgcagcatctccttcggcggcggcagcagaactttcagggttctcgggtggggcttgggTGTTTCcgaagagtgtcccccatcctataacgggtgtcccgagtaaaacatggtcttctccgattgccgggactggtgttccacttcgggtccaatcttgcatacgccggtctcgggcttgcctgaggctctcttgggcgactgcttcgctactggaccgcggctgcggctcttgcctcggcgtgggcggctcggatttgctgcagtctcactgcgagctctgcttgctcggctcgatgggtctgctcccttagaaggttggcttgctcatcaaagagttggtccagggcggctaggtaagtggccacttggtacagggggccctcttcgtggcgacgtcgttccaggtttctcatgcgtgcttcccagactggggttctgatggccgacgggaagaacttcgctggtgtggaggcgaggtgttcttcaaaaatccggcacaaataacggagtgtttttctgatggccaaaggataggtgtcctggtgtctaaaccctgtggcggtcgctcgccaaggctggatgtcggggtagcggttgctcctggcgatgaccaggatcaccctgcagcggagggtaccatggtgctcgtactctcggctgtagtaccttgggcgctccgtaacgccaaggtcttccagggtgttgattaagaggctggggaatccaggtgcagcttggcaatcgccctgggtccatccttcctcagccatctgaaacatgaacagggtaaacaaattttgtacaggtacaacgagggagtagatatcatttattattgcaacatggtggggtacagtttccaggggcacggggttattagggtcgggttctaACTTGGAGTGCTAACCCTattacggggattcttcctcggtcctgatagagcgcttctttattggaaggaaccgatccatctcattttcggtctgagtacccttatcccaatgggtttccatgggttcttcttcttcttcctctatccatccacctattccgttgcggttctcgtattcttgcacctgggcttggagggcagctaaggaatactcggcgtttgcagctcttgtccgttgttcctccagctcctgggttatcctttcaatcccacggattagctgcttcagttgcgctgactgttcgcggcagagtgcatccaagccagtcaggtagatggataggtgggagaccgtatcttctaggtcttcttcttctcgtccaagtcccctcattcgggcaatccaagtgcgtcctcgtccctcagcgggtgggaaaaatcccataggggtccgctgaaggtggtgcctgtagagcacacgcagccgtcgcagggctttacgagcggcctttcgataggagtcggggaagcggaaaccagtggtggagatgaaccaagggtcc is part of the Panicum hallii strain FIL2 chromosome 2, PHallii_v3.1, whole genome shotgun sequence genome and encodes:
- the LOC112879786 gene encoding uncharacterized protein LOC112879786; this translates as MLPNGRVPAAPATVAKGKWPGVLSQSASFPARGLAGGAKKAAADGDRGARLRQGRLGGGVCGGAGSGAGVEGLGGVRWPAPGQCCRHANRGGAGRERPDGDDELPPVPQGWGRPLVFQLRQERLLRRLHLEMHNLWVGLLKAKFGVSSFQIVRCESNNTQLQQAKTVVANGSGSAAAAGWAVDKKLKVNPAWTPVARRSMPAQSESVDSAAPNDVTAAVLVSHENAAKPLKQAQPGETDDDVRSTTLSTNTPHVAARKSAATGFNFRLE